AACACCAGCCGCCCCCATTTTCAGTGAAAGAGGTTCCCATGTCGGCCGGCACCATGCTTGCAGCACGCCTTAATGTCCAGACGAAAGAGTTTGCGCTCCGGGAGGTTCCCATTCCGGATCCGGGTCCCGGCTTCGTCCGGGTCAAGGTGGGCGCCGCCGGGGTGTGCCTCTCCGACGTCCACCTGATCCAGGGCCTGCTGCACCCCCAGTTCCTCGAGGGCAACGAGGTGACGCTCGGCCATGAGGTTGCGGGCACCGTGGACCTGCCGGGTCCCGGCGTCACGTCGGTCGCGGCGGGGGATCGCGTCGTCATTCAGGCGGGCTATGAATACAACGGCGTCACCCTGACCATGGGAGTGGATTACGACGGCGGCTGGGCCGAGTACGTCGTCGTCCCGGCCGGTGTCCTGGTGCCGCTGGGCGACGACATCCCGTTTGACCAGGCCGCGGTCATTCCGGACGCTGTCTCCACCCCCTGGGGAGCCATCACCTCCACCGCCGACGTGCGCGCCGGTGAAGCGGTTGGCGTCTGGGGCATCGGCGGACTGGGCGCCCACGGTGTGCAGCTGCTGCGCCTGATCGGCGCCGCGCCCATCATCGCCGTCGACGTCCTTCCCGAGGCCCGGGCGCGTGCCCTCGAATTCGGCGCAGACTATGCCCTGGATCCGCTGGCCGCAGACTTTTCCGACGCCATGAAGGCAGCCACCGCCGGCAACGGGCTGGACGTCGCCCTGGACTTCGCCGGTGTCGACGCCGTGCGGGCCCAGGCGGTTAAATCCCTGGGACGGCGCGGCCGGCTGGTGCTGGTGGGGCTCAGCGGAACTCCGATCACCATCAGTGACAGCACCGGGTTCTCCTATGCCCGCAAGCAAATCCTGGGCCACTACGGTTCCGAGGCGCACCACGTGCCGCAGCTGGTGCACCTGACCCGGCTGGGCCGGCTGGACTTCACCAAATCGGTCAGCGGACGCCTCCCGCTGAGCGAGGCTGTCCAAGCGGTCAAGCAGCTCGACGCCAAGGAAGGCAACCCGGTCCGTCTGGTGCTCATTCCCTAGCCGTCCCCTGCCCATGCGCGCCGGGCCGGTCTACGCTGGAAAGACCGCAGCTCCCCACCCGACAGATGGGTTTGGCGTGAATGAATTTGTGGCCCAGCGCTTCAACGACATCCTCTTTTCCAGTTGGCAGCACTTCAGCCTGGTGGCCCAGTGCCTGGTGGTGGCCGCCGTCCTCGCAGTGCTCGCGGCGGCTCTGACCTACCGCAGCCCGCTCCTGCGCTCAGCGGCGGACAGCATCAGCGCCGTAGGCCTGACCATTCCGTCCTTCGCCCTCATCGGGCTGCTGATCACGCCCCTGGGCTTCGGGGTGCTGCCCGCCGTCGTCGTCGTCGGGTTCTTTGCCCTGCTGCCGATCCTCCGCAACGCCATCGTGGGGCTGTCGGGGGTGCCGGCCAGCACTGTCGAGGCGGCGCGGGGTCTGGGGATGGGACGGCTGCGCATCTTTTCCCGGATCGAGCTTCCGCTGGCGTGGCCGGTGATCCTGGCCGGTATCCGCGTTTCCGGGCAGATGGTGATGGGGATCGCCGCCGTGGCCGCGTACGCGCTGGGTCCCGGACTGGGCGGCTTTATCTTCTCCGGGCTGTCCCGGCTGGGCGGCGCCAACTCCCTGGAATCAGTGGTGACCGGAGTGGTTGGCGTGGTGCTGCTGGCCCTCATCCTGGATCTCCTGCTGGTGGGTCTGGGCAGGCTTACAATCCCGCGAGGTATCCGTGTCTGAAACCACCCTTCCTGCGCCTCAGCCCGCCGGCTCGGCAGGCATCGTGCTCCAGGACGTGACCAAGCGCTTTCCCGGACAGGACCGCTCGGCGGTCAACGACCTCTCCATGGAGATAGCGGCCGGCGACATGGTCATGCTGGTGGGCCCGTCAGGCTGCGGCAAAACGACCACCCTGAAAATGATCAACCGGCTCATCGAACCGACCTCCGGGCGGATCCTGCTCGGCGGGAACGACATCGAAGCGGTCAATGCCGACGAACTGCGCCGCGGCATCGGCTACGTGATCCAGGCGGGGGGCCTCTTTCCGCACCTGACCGTGGCAGCCAACATCGCCGTCGTGCCCTCCATGCTCGGCTGGGACAAAGCCCGGACCGGACGGCGGGTTGATGAGCTGCTGGAACTGGTCTCCCTGGACCCGGAGCGATACCGGGACCGGTATCCGAAGGAACTCTCCGGCGGCCAGCAGCAGCGCGTGGGCGTGGCGCGGGCCCTCGCGGCGGACCCGCCGGTGCTGCTCATGGATGAGCCGTTCGGCGCCGTGGACCCGATCACCCGGGAGCGCCTGCAGGAGGAAATGCTCAGCCTGCACGCAAACCTGCGGAAGACCATTGTCTTCGTCACCCACGACTTCGATGAAGCCATCAAGCTCGGTGACAAGATCGCCGTGTTCGCCGAAGGCGGGCACCTGGTCCAGTACGATTCGCCGGCCCAAATCCTCGCTGCCCCGGCCAACGACTTTGTCCGGCAGTTCATCGGTTCCGACGCCGGGCTCAAACAGCTGGGCCTGGCCCGGGTCCGGGACGTGCCGGCGCTGCCGGTAGTTACCGGAACGCCGCAGGAGGGGCCGCGGGAGCTGCTTGCCCGCGCGCTGGCGGCCGGCCAGGACTACGCGGCTGTCGTCGACGGCGACGGCCGGCCCGTTTCCTGGCTTTCGGTCGCCGAACTGGAACAGCTTCCGTCACTGCCGGTCCAGCCGGCGCCGGACCTGCCGCTGGTGGGCCCGGACGACAGCCTTGCCGACGCGCTGGATGCCATCTTGGTTTCCGTTCCGGGACTCGCCCTGGTGACCGATGCGCAGGGAAGGCTCGACGGCGTGATCGATGCCCCGCTGACCCTGCAGACCGTGCGTGCCCGGCGGCCCGCAGCGGCAGCGGTGGAGCCCGGCCGATCGCCGGGACAGCCCCCGGGAGCCCCGGCAGGTTCCACGGAAGCGGGGCGGTAATGAGCAGCAGCCAGATGGCCGGGCGGGTCGCAGCCCCGGCTCCGAGCTCGGCGGCGTCGAAGGAGCGGCGGTACACCAACACCGAAGCCGGTTCCCCGGCGCGGGACGATTCCCGGCGGGGGCTGGTCTGGCAGCTGGCCGGGATCGCCGCTGCGGTGGCGGTGCTGTTGTTCTGGCTCTCGGCAACCGACCTGACGCAGACGGAACTGGCCACTCTGGCCCCGGCCACGCTCTGGGTGTACATCGCGGAGCATCTGCGGCTGACCCTGTTCTCGGCCGTGATAGTCCTCGTTGTGGCTCTTCCGCTCGGCGTCCTGCTGACCCGCAAACCGCTGCGCTTCCTGACCGGGCCGGTGCTCGCCGTGGTGAACGTCGGCCAGGCTGCACCGGCGATCGGTCTCGTGGTGCTGCTGGCCTTCTGGCTGGGCTTCGGCTTTTGGACGGCGGTGGTGGCGCTGGTCCTTTACGCGCTGCTGCCGGTGCTGCGCAACACCATGGTGGGGTTGGACAGTGTGGATCCCCGGCTGGTCGAGGCCGGGCGAGGCATGGGCATGAGCGCCTCGCGGGTGCTGTTCCGGGTGGAGCTTCCCCTCGCCGTTCCCCTGATGCTGGCCGGGATCCGCACCGCCCTGGTGCTGCTTGTTGGAACGGCGGCCCTGGCCACCTTCATCAACGGCGGCGGGCTCGGGGTCCTGATCACCACCGGTGTGAACCTGAACCTTCCCCGGGTGCTGATCAGCGGCGCGGTCATGGTGGCACTGCTGGCCCTGCTGGTGGATTGGGTCGGCCGGTTGGTGGAGCATCTGGCCCGCCCGAAGGGACTCTGATGCTGACATCGCTGCGTACCAGGGCTGCTGCCGCGCTGGCTGCCGCGCTCGCCGTCGTCGTCCTGGTCCTGGCCGGCTGCGGACTGCAGCCGGCCGGTTCCTACGTTCCGCCGGTCGCGGCAGGAAGCATTCGTCCGATTGAGGGGCTGCCCGAGGGGGCGTCAGTGACGGTGACGTCCAAGAATTTCACCGAACAGCTGATCCTGGGCAAGATGTCGGTCCTCGCGGCCAAAGCGGCTGGGTTTGAGGTCACCGACCTGAGCAATGCTCCCGGCAGCCTGCCGGCCCGTGAACTGCTGCGCAGCGGGCAGGCGGACATTATGTGGGAGTACACCGGCACCGCCTGGCTGACCTATTTGGGCAACGAGCAGGGAATTCCGGACCAGCAGGAGCAGTGGCAGGCGGTGTATGACGCCGACGCCGCAAACGGGCTGACGTGGGGAGCGCCGGCGGAGCTGAACAACACTTATGCGCTGGCCATGAGCCGTGAGCGGGCCGAGGAACTGGGGGTGAGCAGCATTTCGGAACTGGCCAGCCTGCCGGTGAATGAGCTGACGTTCTGCGTGGATGCTGAATTCAATTCCCGGCAGGACGGGTTCACCCCGATGCTGCAGCTTTACGACCTGCAGCGCGGCAGCGTCGTGCCGGAGCAGAACATCGGGATCTATGACACCGGCGCGATCTACGGGGCTGTCGACCAGGGTGAATGCACGGTGGGGGAGGTCTTCGCCACCGACGGCCGGATCGATGCCCTGGACCTGGTGGTGCTCGACGATGACCGCAACTTCTTTCCCGCCTACAACGCGGCTCCGGTGATCTACACCAAAACCCTGCAGGACTATCCGGCGCTGGAAGGTGTCCTGGAGCAGGTCGCGGCGAAACTCAACGATGAAACCATGCGCTCGCTAAACCTCAAGGTGGATGTGCAGGGGGAGGAACCGGAGCAGGTCGCCTATGACTGGATGGTCGCGGAGGGCTTGGTCAGTCCGGCGGAGTAGGGGCTGCTACGCAAAGAAGGTCTGGATCTCGGCGAGGATTTCCTCCGGCGCTTCTTCAGGGAGGTAGTGCCCGGCGTCCACGGCGCGGCCGGTGACGCCGGGAACCGCTTTTTCCCAGAGCGCCAGGGGATCGAACTGAGTTTCGACGACGCCGTGCCGTCCCCAGAGCACGCGCAGCGGAACGTCGGGCGTGGTGCCGGCGTCGCGGTCTGCCTGGTCGTGTTCTAAATCGATGGTGGCTGCGGCCCGGTAGTCCTCGCACATGGCGTGGGCGGCGCCGGGGGAGGAAAGCGCCGCGGCGTAGGCATCCAGCACGGGCGCGGGAAACGGCGCCAGGCCGGCATGGCGGGTGCCCATGATGTTCTCCACATAGGACCGCGGGTTGGCCTCAATCAGGGCCTCGGGCAGCGGTTCCGGCTGGATCAGGAAAAACCAGTGGAAGTAGGACTCGGCGAAGGCCCGGTCCGTTGCCGCGTACATGTCCAGGGTGGGCGCAATGTCCAGGAACATCGCCCGGGACACCAGTCCGGGATAGTCCGCCAGCAGCCGGTGCCCCACCCGTGCTCCGCGGTCATGGGCGCACAACGCGAAGCTGCCGAAACCCCGTTCGGCACCGAAATGCTCCATCAACAGGGCGGCATCCTTCGCCATTTCCCGCTTGCTGTAGGTGGAATGGTCCGGTTCACCAACCGGTTTGGAGGAGCCGCCGTAGCCGCGCAGGTCCGGAGCCACCACCGTAAAGTCCTTTGCCAGAGCGTCGGCGATCCGGTGCCACATCAGGTGGGTTTCCGGATGCCCGTGCAGCAGCAACAGGGCGGGTTTGGGTGCTCCGCCTGCCGCGCTGCCGGTGTCGTCGGCCACCGAGATGCGGCCGGTTACGGTGATGCCGTTCACGTCCACAGTGAAGGGCTGGTAGCGGGCAAAGCCGGTCAGGCCATCGGTCATTGTCTTTTCCTTTTCAGCGCCGTCGTGTGCAGGGCCCCACCTAACCACCTCGACTCCTCCGCCGCCAAGGGCGGGGCTAGGCTTCCAGCATGGAATCCAACCTGCCCCGGGCCGAGTTCGCCTTCCCCGGCCCGCTCCGCGATGCCCTGGTCGCTGCCATCCTGGACGGTACGAAGACCAGCACCACCAGTCTGGCCTGCCAGTACGGCGGCGACGGCGGCGAACCGCTGCCACGCCCCGGCGACCGCTCCGTCCTGATCGACAGCAACGAAGACCCGCTGGCGATCCTGGAAGTGACGGAGGTCCGGCTGGTTCCGCTGGGTTCGGTGGATGTGCCGCATGCGCGGGACGAGGGTGAAGGCCACGAGCGCTTCCGCGTTGTCAGTACCTAGAAGTGGCGCAGGAAACGCTCGGGCCCGCTGAGGAAATTCCGCCAGTTGGCCACCAGTTCGAGCTCCTCCCACGCTGCCGGCCGCAGCCCCCACGGACCAACTTCCAGCAGCGTGGCACCGGGCAGCGCGGCGAGAATCGGCGAGTGGGTGGAGAGCAGCACCTGGGATTCGGGGTCGTCCAGGATTTCCTTCAGCGTGGCCAGCAGCGAGAGGCTGCCCGCAAAGGACAGCGCCGACTCCGGTTCGTCCAGGACCCACAACCCGGATCCCCGGAACCGGTCGCCTACCAGCTCCAGGAAGGACTCCCCGTGGGAGAGCGAGTGGAAATCGATGTCGGGGGAGCCGGTACTCGGGTTTTTTTCCAGATAGGTATAAAACCCGTGCATGGTCTCGGCCCGCAGGAAAAACCCCCGGCGGGAGCCGCCCGGGGTGCGGATCAGGTGCAGATGCTCAGCAAGGTCGGATTCCGTGGCCCTGGTGCTGTGCTGGGCACCCGTCGATCCGCCTTCGGGAGAGAGCCCGAAGGCCAGTGCCACGGATTCCACCAGAGTGGACTTGCCGGATCCGTTTTCGCCGACCAGGACCGTGGCGCGGCCCAGATCCAGTCCCTGGTCCAGCAGTTGCGCCACTGCGGGCACAGTGGCCGGCCAGCGGGTTCGCGCCAGCGGCAGGTGCTGGCTCTCCTGCACGCGCCGGATTGGATACGCGTGCGGAAGTGGAGTTTGGCTGCGGCCCATGGCGTCGATCATGCCACGACAGTCCAGTGGTCAGAAACCACTCAGAAACCGGTCAGCTCATCCCGCCACGCTGAGAATACGGCGCCCGCTTCGCCGTCGGCGGTGTGCGCCTGGTCGCTCAGGCTGCGGGCGACGGCGCCGGGCGCCGCCAGCTCGAACCGGCGCGCCCGGTGTGGTTCGGTCCCGGAGTCCGGCGGCAGCACCGCAGGGCGCCACCCCACCGCCGTCGTACTGGCCACGATCTTGGAGCTGCCCAGGATTCCGACGGCGCGGTCCCGCGGTCCGGTCAGGTCCAGATCCTCGTACAGGCAGTCGCCGTCCGGTCCGGTGGCACGCGTGATGCTGCGCAGCCGGCCGCCGGGCTCGCCGCTGCGGCCCAGCACCAGCGTCTCCCGGAGAAGCGCGCGGGCACCGGAAGCCAGCCGAAGCCGGGTCTCCCGGTGGACATTGGATCCGCCGGCGGAGACGAAGGATGCACCGTCCCAGATCAGTGCTGCGTTCTCACCCACCTCCGCGTGCAGCGACCAGCGGGAGGGCACCAGGTCGGCGTCGTAGGCCACCAGGCCTGCCGGTTCCACCACTTCCAGCGTGACGCCGGAGCCCACCGAAACCTCGATCCGTACGTCGTCGCCGCCCAGCAGCATCATGTGGATGCCGATCAGGGCCACGCGCAGGTGCAGCGGATTCCCGGTGCCGTGAACCGGACGCGGGGCCAGATAAAGCCCCTGGTCCAGCACCGAAAACCGTGCCCTGCCGCCGGACAGCTCAGTGGTTATGCGGGTGGACCTGGGCGCCGTCGGACGGGCTGCCTCCACGCGGAGCTCAGTGGCGGTGCTGGACAGCGTCCGGCTCCTCATCATGCGTGTGGATGTAGCCGCCGTCATCGTCGGCGTGGAAATGCGGCGCCATCGGCCCGGGATCCTGCGGAGTATGGGTGCCGGCGCGGTGCAGGGCCACCATGGAACGCACCCAGGCGCTGAGCTTGTCGATCGTGTCCTGCTGCTTCCGGGAGAGGGCCAGCACCGGCCCGCCCTCGCGTGCTTCGGTGGCATCGGCCACCATCAGCTCCACATCGACGTCCACATACGGGGCCAGGTCGATCTTGTTGATCACCAGCAGATCGGCGCGGGCGATGCCGGGGCCGCCCTTGCGGGCAACGTCGCCGCCGCCGGCCACGTCCAGCACAAAGATCTGGGCGTCCACCAGGGCGGGGGAGAAGGTGGCGGTGAGGTTGTCGCCGCCGCTTTCCACCAGCACCAGATCCAGCGGAGCAAAGTCTGCTTCCAGATCTTCCACGGCGAGCAGATTGGTGGTGACGTCGTCGCGGATGGCCGTGTGCGGGCAGGCTCCGGTTTCCACCGCGCGGATGCGTTCGGCGGGCAGGACGCCGGCCGAGCGGAGGAACTTCGCGTCCTCGTCGGTGTAGATGTCATTGGTGATTACGCCGATGGACAGCTCCTCGGACATGGCGCGGCAGATGGTGGCGATCAGCGAGCTCTTGCCGGTGCCCACCGGCCCGGCGACGCCCAGCCGCAGCGAACGGGTCGGATCGTCGGCGGACATGGCGCTTTCACTCTTCGGTGCAGTGTTTTCAGGCAACGAACAGCCTCCTTGTTCTTTCGGTGTGGTCTTCGGCCCAGTGCTCCATCCAGGGAGCGCTGAGGGCGGGGATGTCGTCAACGGTCTGCGTCTGCAGGGCTTCGGCGACGACGGCGTTGATCTGCGGTTCGGCCTTCAGGATCCAGGCGGTGGCGGACATCGGGTCGATGGGCAGCAGCTTCAGGGCGGCGGCAACCACTGACTGCGCATCGTCATAGCAGCAGAGCCGGGCCAGCTGCCGTTCGCCCACTCCCAGCGCCTGGGCCGCAACGCCCAGCGCCACCGGTCGGGTGGGACGCGGAGCTTCCCGTTTCAGGACGACGACGGCGGGGTCCCCGGGTTTGAGCGTCGCCGCCAGCCGCAGCATTCCCCGGCCCAGACGGCGGGAAGCTTCCCGCTGCGCGGCGGAGGGAGTCCGGGCGTCGAGCGCGGACTCCAGGGCGGCGAAACCGGGGCCCTGGGCACTGAGCTCCCGGGCATGCCGGTGCGCCAGCACGGCCGCCGAGGTCTCCATCCGGACCACGGTCTGCAGCCGGGACACCAGATAGGGATAAACGCCGTCCACCTGCAGCCCGGCCATTACCGCCGGCTCCAATCCGGCCGAATGCGAGTAGGCGCCCGAAGGCAACCGTGAATCGGCAAGGAGGAAGGCGGCGATTGCTGATTCCCCGGCACCGCTGGCACCCCCGGCACCCCCGCCGTCGTCGTCCGCGTTCGTCATGTCGGCGGCCTAGAACAGCGTGTAGCGCTGGGTCAGAGGCAGCTCGGCGGCGGGAGCGGGTTCGATGACCTGCCCGTCGATGCTGACCAGGAACGTCTCCGGATTCACCTGGATGTCCGGCAGCGCGGTGTTGTTCGGCAGGGATGCCTTGGTCACGTCGCGGGTGGAACGGATGGCGGTCAGTGTCCGGACCAGCCCGAGCTTGTCGGCCAGCCCGTCATCCAGTGCGGCCTGGGCGACGAAGGAGGTGGACAGATGCGGCGCCGAGGACGCCCGTCCGGCCAGGGCCTCGCGCATCCAGACCGGCTGCGGGGTCGGCAGCGACGCGTTGGGATCGCCCATCTGCCCCGCGACAATCGCGCCGCCCTTGATCACCAGGGACGGCCGGATGCCGAAGAACGCCGGATTCCACAGGACCAGGTCCGCCATCTTGCCGGCCTCGATCGATCCGACCTCGGAATCGATGCCGTGGGCAACGGCCGGGCAGATGGTGTATTTGGCAATGTAGCGGCGAACCCGTTCGTTGTCCGCGGGCAGCGCCGATTCCGAGGCGCCCATGTAGTTCTTCATCACGTGTGCCACCTGCCAGGTGCGCGTGATGGTTTCGCCGATCCTGCCCATCGCCTGGGCATCGGAGGAGGTGATGGACATGGCGCCCAGGTCCTGCAGCACGTCTTCGGCCATCATGGTGTTGGCCCGGATCCGTGACTCGGCGAACGCCAGGTCCTCGGGGATGCGCGGGTTCAAGTGATGGCAGACCATCAGCATGTCCAGGTGTTCGGCGACGGTATTGACGGTGAACGGCAGGGTGGGATTGGTCGATGCCGGCAGCACGTTGGCGGCCGAGGCCACGGTGATGATGTCCGGGGCGTGTCCGCCGCCGGCGCCTTCGGCGTGGAAGACGTGGATGCCGCGGCCCCTGATCGCCTCCAGGGTGTGCTGCACGTAGCCGGCTTCGTTGAGGGAGTCGGCATGCAGCGCCACCTGGACGCCCCATCGGTCCGCGGCGGTCAGCGCCGCGTCGATTGCCGCCGGGGTGGAGCCCCAGTCCTCGTGCACCTTGTACCCGGCGGCTCCGGCCAGGGCCTGTTCCTCCAGGGCAGCCTGGCTGACCGTGTTGCCCTTGCCATAGAGCAGGAAGTTCATCGGCAGCGTGTCCAGGGCGCGGTGCATCACCTGCAGGTTCCAGGCGCCCGGAGTGACCGTGGTGGCCTTGGACCCTTCGGCGGGTCCGGTGCCGCCGCCGCCCACCGTGGTGATGCCGGAGGCCAGGGCCTCACGCAGTGCATCGGTGCCCAGCAGATGGACGTGGGTATCAATTCCGCCGGCGGTGAGGATCCGTCCTTCACCGGCAATGACTTCGGTTCCGGGGCCGATCACCAGCTCCGGAGAAATGTTGTCCATGATGTCCGGATTGCCGGACTTGCCGATTCCGGCGATGCGCCCGTTCTTCACGCCGACGTCGGCGCGGACGATGCCCCAGTGGTCCACGATCAGCACGTTGGTGATGATCAGGTCAGGAGCACCTTCAGCGGAAGTCCGTGTGGACTGGGCCATCGATTCGCGGATGTTCTTACCGCCGCCGAAAACCGATTCGTCGCCGCCGAAGGTGTAGTCCTTTTCCGGGCTGATCCACAGGTCAGTGTCGCCGAGCCGGACGGAGTCTCCGACGGTGGGGCCGTACAGGTGCGCGTAGTCGCGTCGGTTGATCTGCATGTCAGCGGACCGTTCCGGACTCGGAGCCGGGGCCGGGCTCCGCGCCGGAGCCACGGGTGCCGTCGCCGTCGTCGTCGTGCCGGATCTGCAGGCCAGGCACGACGCCCGCACCCGCCAGCCGGACCAGCGACACTTCCCGGGACGCCCCGGGTTCGAACCGCACAGCCGTGCCGGCCGGCACATTCAGCCGGAACCCGCGGGCAGCCGGCCGGTCGAAGGCCAGGGCGGTGTTCACATCGGCGAAGTGGAAGTGTGAGCCGATCTGGACCGGCCGGTCGCCGGTGTTCGTGACGACCAGCGCTCGGGATTCCCGGCCCGCATTCAGCTCGAGGCTGCCGGCGGCGGTGCGGACCTCACCGGGGATCAGGGGGGCGCTCATGAGATGGGCTCCGTGATCGTTACCAGCTTGCGGCCGTCGGGAAACGTCGCTTCGATCTGGAGGTCCGGGATCATCTCCGGGACGCCTTCCATGACGTCATCCCGGGTGAGGACCCGGCGGCCCTCACTCATCAGGTCGGCGACTCCGCCGCCCTCGCGCGCCCGTTCCATGACCCAGCAGGAAATCAGGGCCACGGCTTCCGGATAATTGAGCTTGAGTCCGCGCGAACGCCGGTCGCGCGCGACCATGCCGGCCACGCTGAGCAGCAGCTTTTCCGTATCCGATGGCGTGAGAAACATGGGGAGATTGTGGCACTGCTATGTTTCCGGTGTGTTGCGTGTTACCTGCGGGCAGCAGCTCCGCTAGTTTCTGGGCGGGGTCGTCAGGCCATCCCGCCGGAATCTATCGTGCAGATAACGGGCTCTGCCGGATTCCTTTGCCACTTCAACCAAGCCCGCCAGCTCACTGAGAGTGCAGCTATGGCGGGTTTGAGCGCGGCCCCGGCACCGAGTGTGCAGCTGTGGCGGGTTCCGTCCGATTCAAGTCGTCAGACGTGGACTCTCGGCGGCAGGTGCTGCCCGTATCCCACCAGACGTGTACTCTCGGCGCGGCCCGGGCGCCCAGAGT
This genomic interval from Arthrobacter sp. zg-Y820 contains the following:
- a CDS encoding urease subunit alpha, coding for MQINRRDYAHLYGPTVGDSVRLGDTDLWISPEKDYTFGGDESVFGGGKNIRESMAQSTRTSAEGAPDLIITNVLIVDHWGIVRADVGVKNGRIAGIGKSGNPDIMDNISPELVIGPGTEVIAGEGRILTAGGIDTHVHLLGTDALREALASGITTVGGGGTGPAEGSKATTVTPGAWNLQVMHRALDTLPMNFLLYGKGNTVSQAALEEQALAGAAGYKVHEDWGSTPAAIDAALTAADRWGVQVALHADSLNEAGYVQHTLEAIRGRGIHVFHAEGAGGGHAPDIITVASAANVLPASTNPTLPFTVNTVAEHLDMLMVCHHLNPRIPEDLAFAESRIRANTMMAEDVLQDLGAMSITSSDAQAMGRIGETITRTWQVAHVMKNYMGASESALPADNERVRRYIAKYTICPAVAHGIDSEVGSIEAGKMADLVLWNPAFFGIRPSLVIKGGAIVAGQMGDPNASLPTPQPVWMREALAGRASSAPHLSTSFVAQAALDDGLADKLGLVRTLTAIRSTRDVTKASLPNNTALPDIQVNPETFLVSIDGQVIEPAPAAELPLTQRYTLF
- a CDS encoding urease subunit beta; translation: MIPGEVRTAAGSLELNAGRESRALVVTNTGDRPVQIGSHFHFADVNTALAFDRPAARGFRLNVPAGTAVRFEPGASREVSLVRLAGAGVVPGLQIRHDDDGDGTRGSGAEPGPGSESGTVR
- a CDS encoding urease subunit gamma; translation: MFLTPSDTEKLLLSVAGMVARDRRSRGLKLNYPEAVALISCWVMERAREGGGVADLMSEGRRVLTRDDVMEGVPEMIPDLQIEATFPDGRKLVTITEPIS